The Toxotes jaculatrix isolate fToxJac2 chromosome 14, fToxJac2.pri, whole genome shotgun sequence genomic interval ATACAACCACTTACATTTCAAATAAGAAACCTTTCCACTtgaatgcacaaacaaaaaaatacgaTTTGCTCACAGATTAGAGaagatttcacttttattgcaGTTTGAAAAGTTATTTATGGCTGTATGTACAGTCTGTATGCATGGTTGGATTATTATGGCGTAATAGCAGCAACCTCTGTCAATGGTATGTGTCACCTTTGAACTGAAATACCAAACAAACGTCTCATGTGATCATCAAGCTCACCATGACCTTCACCTCCCCTTGACATTTACTTTCTGCTCTTGCTGTAGCAGTCAGTTCCATTAGCTCGAAATTTTAAAGGTTTTCAGAACATTTATTTCAACTCTTACATAAATCACTCACACGGGTGTTTATACTTTGTGTGTCTTCAAGCATTCTCCACATTCCTTTAAGTAGAAGTCTGAGCACCTCACAATTCGGTCTGATGTGATGTCCCTTCACAAGCTCCCTCAGAGGTATGTGCTGGAGAAAATGTAAGCAGAGGCAAAGATGGAGTGGTCTGAAAGTCTGATAAGATACAGAGATACCTATCGTACTGTAAACTGTGAAAGATTTGTGAATTGCTTATCGTAACTGATTTGAAAACAGGCCACACTCGATGGTTGTTGTTATTCACCGTCTATCAGGCTGCAGCACCACAAAAGTTAGTAGAAGCAAAATAAAACGTCCAACAGATTAGTCACTTGTTTTTTATGtggtatttctttatttatttttgcatcatTCTTTTGGTTACAGCTGACCTCAGACTGAGGTGATGATTTAAAGAAGTAGTATTGTAAAGGGTTACGCAACctattttaaaatcattttaagatTTAGCTGACTCACAATTTTTTTGTACATAAATGCACTTAGCCTATACTTATTTTTTGAAACCTGAACAACCAAGTGACTTCCTCAGAGGAAATAGTAAGTGTTTTTTCTACTCAGGGGGCATCTGGGTCATCTTGGTGTCCATGTATTTCAGTTATCCAGAGAGATAATCTTGGTTTGTTTAAGCAgcttaaattttaaattaagtGTCTACTAAGTGTTAATGACAAAACTGCAGAATCTTACAACGTACATTACTAACGTACATTAGTGCTTTCACAGATGTGATTCCTCTGGAAACATTAGAAATTGTTCATAACTACATAATTGTAGGCTACACATTACAGACTGAACTATGTAAGCTCACTTCTTGATGCATTTTTTGACATCTGAAATTAGATCCACATTCTCATTGTCTCAttgttgtcatgactttggatACCCGGAGTTTGCAAAATGACCTTGTTTGGTTTTTCGTTTTGTAAATCTGATGAAAGTTAATTTCAGTCTCAGGATTTTCACGCTGGAGTAGACGATGGCAGTAGGGGAAAGCCTACATATACAAGGCTTATCAGATGTGACCAATGGGACGTGACAAATGgcaattaataaataatttattagtTTTTTAAATGCTAGTAAGTCATTACTAAGGTTAGTGGGTCACCTCACTGACGCAAAGCTGTCAATTCTCTCTGGCAAGCATCACACTGCTGTTAAAGGGACTGAGACGAGCTGATATGATTGACTGCGAGTGATGCCAGTCTTGACGACATACCGTTTGGCTCCAGATCCCAActtatttttgtctgtgctgcttGACCACTCCTGCACATCCACAATTTATTCTGTGTTTCCGTCATGATACTATTTCTCAATCTAGTCCCCTGGCCACACCTGTCCTGGAACTTTCTGTACTCACGCAATAAAGGGAGTCATAAATATGTGTTGCACTTATTTGCATCAAGTCTTCAAGAGCAAACTTGGAACAAAAAGTGCACAGAACAAAATAAGCTTAAGAAATGGTCACAAATGTGGATGTAGCTTTAGGATAAATTTCCATCCCTCGAGTCTGAGTGTCACTGCAAGTAACAGATCAGAGATAGTTGCCCCTCAATGCACCAGTCTTCATATATAAATTAGTCTAGTTAGTTGCTAGATTGCGGCAGTGTCCTAATTATTGTCATGTTAAAGCTTTAACTGAGTTACTTATCTAAGGTCAAAAACAGGGTAAACATAACCAAACAGACCTGGATTATTTGTCAGTCTTTCAAAATATTGTGTAACTTATGCACCTAAATCTAATTTCTTACTCTCTTTTGATTGGGGTCATGCTCCAAGGTCAAGTAATTACATGGGagcaaaacagtttttcatacagtacattttgCATATTGTCTTGGCTTTGTGGAGGAAAGTTAAACCAATGCCAAAAATAAAGTTCCATTTTCCCTCCTCTATTTTGTAGCGCTAATAAAACGCTTCCTGTGCACTACCACACATCCGTCCGGACATTAACTCAACTATCAAACAAATCAGGTAAACTCAGGTCACTGGGGAACTCAGGTAGCCGTAAACTGTGCGAGCATTTGAATCACTGTTACCTTCAAGAACTTCTTCGCAGTTAGCACAAATGCTGTATGTGCATCAACAGCTTCTGCTTCTTTGGCTTAATGCGAACATTAACATGCTACTCTTAGCATTGCAGCAATTTAAACATGGCAGTAGCAACATTTGGTAATATTAATACTGTCTCACAGTGCAGCAAAGCACTGCTCAGAGCACTAGCACAGGAAGTATTTCAGTACACTCCACAACATTTAACAGGGAGATATTGTCGTTTTGTGGTCCACTACATGATTAGTTTATAAGATATGATGCCTTGTTACAGATTAAACTGTCCAACGGtatataaaacaataaagctTCACCTTCACCatatacaacattaaaatgcttgtAAGGACTAATAACCCAGTATTGTAATGTTCAATAGTTTACCTCTGACAGGTGCAATGCTGCACAAGACAGCTActtttaaaagttaaattacatttttgctgataatacttcaGTACTTTCACTTTATTATCACTTTGAACGCAGGACGTCAACTTATAATGAAGCTGTActgtaaaaaaatgtatttttggtaAATGTCAAATGAGACATTAGTGTGTCTGCTACCACCACAGTGTGCTACCACTGTGGTGGTAGCACACTGCTACCACCACAGTGTGCTACAGTATGTTTTACATATCTTCAAATGAAACAGTATTTTGTACAGGACTACAAAGGATATGCCATCATTCCTTGTCGACAAATGGTCCTTGGTCTCTGCATCCTGTTCCTGGGCAGCAGCGCACACTAAAggaacatacaaaaaaaaaaaaaaaaacaactgagctGTAGGTGTGTCCCGGTCATAAATTTGATGTGAAATAATGTGCAAGTCAAAACAGGTATTTTTATATTGAGAatccttttctcttttgctcttAAACTTCAAGTATCCTTTGGTCCAAGGtatgaaaaacaaattgcatGAATGCCTGCTCTTGTCTTGCCATATGCTAACTTGAAACAGGTcaactgaaaatgtttgatTCAGTAAATGAGAAACTCTGTAGAAATAGGAATTAATCAAATCATGATGCACATCTTACCCAACCAACCAATGACACAGTGCTGAGCAAAGTCAATTCACGTAAATTTTATCAAATGGTCCTTTGAGCATTAGTCATTGTGGTTTATATCATTATGCAATGTTTTCTGCATGTGGCTCTGTCAACGTCCACACCACTGTCACCGTCAGGAATGTACCAAAATATGAGCCCATTAAGTAGCAGTAATCATAAGGCTGGCACAGTTAATTATTAAAAGGTCATAAATTTGTGGTTGAGGACAGAACACTTTCCCTCATCTGCCTTTGATGCTGCTTACAATTAGTTACTCAAACTTGCGTTGCAGAATCAGTCACAACTATGTTTATTCTTTGTACACTGTAAATCCCACGAGCTGACTGGGCATCATAATGTTCTAGTAGCATTGCAAAGTGCATATTGTGATCAACACCAAAGGGAATTATGTGTTTGGCTAACACAGCTAAATTGGTTTAATTTGAATTGAATCAGATGCTTCAAAGTcctcagacatttaaaaataataataaactccTTCACATGAGAAAcaatcacacagacatacaggcAGACACTCACAGTAGCAGCAAAGGAAATTCCATGACATATTTTGCAGTGGCCTTGCCTGCTGTTGTCACACCCCCTTGAGTTGGGGGCCAGGTGCAGCAGGCAGCTCCTTTCTCAGAGTTGATGTTTTACCCTGTTTCAACTTTTTTGCTCACAAGTACATCTAATAATTATTTAGCAAACATCTTTTCAGTTAATGAGTTATTGTTGCTCTATCTGTGGGAAATGTGTCCCATTTGtcttttcactttcaaaaataaggtgtgtttattttgtgacCTTCAacatatttttatctgtttaagGTTAATAAAAACTCCTTTAGGTGTCAACATTTGCTTACAGaggtttgtatttatttgtttgcaaCATTGGCAATAAATGCATAATGTTAACctatttctttgttgttgtttttttgactCAGCTGTCATGTGAAATTACATTTGGGTGGTCTTGTAAAAGCTTTAAAACCTTGTCTGTGTGAGGAAGGGTGAGACCTGAAATGTCTATCTGGAAgttgtttggcatttttctgGCTCTCCCTTATGTGCTGTAAGTGATCCATGATATGATTAAGTCCACAGGAGCAAAATTCAGAGTCATACAAAGTTATTTTTACAAAATTTccatctaaaacacacacaaattggacaaattaaactcaaaatgcttaaaattcaccaaaaaaaaaaaaaaaaatccaactgaaGACTCACAATAAGAAACTTCACAGTACAACTAAGTGAAAAGTGTGCCATTGGACCCTGTTATTTTAGGACCCACTTCTATAGCTCACAAAAGTCCAAAGACCAGAAACTGGTGCACAGGGAGGTACTGGGAGAGGGGCTggaggacagggagaggaggagggagggtgagcaagcagagggagggaaatgaGAGACCAGTCTTTTGGATTTCTCATTAATTCAGTGTGGCCCTCTCTTTCAGTTTCTTAAAAGCCCGCCCACTGACCATTATCAGCCCAGGCCTTATATATGCAgcttgttgctgttgtttgtgagTACAGGCACTTTACAGAGGACCAGCTCAAACCCACAGCCCAACAGCCACTCTGCCACCACCATGAGAGAGTTCAAGAGCAAAGAATTCTGGAGGGCCGTTCTGGCCGAACTGGTCGGCATGAcccttttcattttccttaGCATCGCCGCAGCCATTGGGAACAAGAACAATACAAGCCCAGACCAGGAGGTGAAGGTGTCTCTGGCCTTTGGATTGGCCATCGCCACACTGGCCCAGAGTTTAGGCCACATCAGTGGAGCCCACCTGAATCCTGCAGTTACCCTCGGGATGCTTGCCAGCTGCCAGATCAGCGTGTTCAAGGCCATCATGTACATAGTGGCCCAGATGTTGGGTTCAGCCCTGGCAAGTGGCATTGTGTATGGAGCACGTCCAAGTGAGACTGATGCACTGGGGCTCAATTCTGTAAGTAAAGCCTTTCATCATGCTGGTGTTGACAGGACATGTTTTATTACGTGATCTAAAACATCCCACAGTGCTGAAAAAtgtgattcactgcagtatGCTGCTGAAGTGAGAATTTAAAGTTCCTCTGTAGTCTAATGTTGACCTCACAATGTAAAGTGAGACTTTTGGGAGGATGTAAGCACTGATTTGgcattgtttgtgttgttctttgGACATTCTGTCATTGCTTGTTATTGAATAGTGATGacacatgataaaaaaaaacagtgcaacaGCTTAAAGAATTTGCAAACATGCCGTGACAGCACTCTGACCTTTCTCCTCAGCTGTTTTGGTAAATTTTAGGTTTTGCACACTGAAATACTTTAATGCTACAGTTTTCTTGAACCTATTTGTAAGAGGTAATATCAGCTGTCACCTTCCAGAAAAAGCTGAAGACTTGAAACTGTGGACCAAC includes:
- the LOC121192995 gene encoding LOW QUALITY PROTEIN: aquaporin-1-like (The sequence of the model RefSeq protein was modified relative to this genomic sequence to represent the inferred CDS: deleted 1 base in 1 codon) translates to MQLVAVVCEYRHFTEDQLKPTAQQPSATTMREFKSKEFWRAVLAELVGMTLFIFLSIAAAIGNKNNTSPDQEVKVSLAFGLAIATLAQSLGHISGAHLNPAVTLGMLASCQISVFKAIMYIVAQMLGSALASGIVYGARPSETDALGLNSLNGVTPSQGVGIELLATFQLVLCVIAVTDKRRRDVTGSAPLAIGLSVCLGHLAAISYTGCGINPARSFGPALILNNFENHWVYWVGPMCGGVAAALIYDFLLSPKFDDFPERVKVLVSGPVGDYDVNGGNDTTTVEMTSK